TCGGTGGCCTGGTCCAGAATTGTCTGCAGGCTCTGGTTTATCTTCTCGCGGTGGACCAGGATATCGTCCAGCTCGGACTGGCCCAGGATGGACCGCAGCGTCGTCTGCGCCAGCTGGCTGGTCGCGAAGTAGTAATCCTCGACCTCGACGACGGCGTTGTTCGGGTCCATTACGCGGAAATAGACGACGGCGTTGACCTTGAGGGAGACGTTGTCCCTGGTGATGACGTCCTGCGGCGGCACGTCGTGGGCTATGGTCCGGAGGTCGACCCGCACCATCCGGTCCACGATGGGGATGAGGATGATAAGGCCGGGCCCCTTGGCGCCGATCAGCCGGCCCAGGCGGAAGATGACGCCGCGTTCGTACTCGCGCAGAATCCGTATCGCGCTGGCG
This is a stretch of genomic DNA from bacterium. It encodes these proteins:
- a CDS encoding slipin family protein, whose product is MEILGCVGTPIIIAAIIIIFILASAIRILREYERGVIFRLGRLIGAKGPGLIILIPIVDRMVRVDLRTIAHDVPPQDVITRDNVSLKVNAVVYFRVMDPNNAVVEVEDYYFATSQLAQTTLRSILGQSELDDILVHREKINQSLQTILDQATDPWGIKVSMVEVKHVDLPIEMQRAMARQAEAERERRAKVINAEGEYQAAQRLTEAATIIQTAPAALQLRFLQTLKEVAAENNSTTLFPVPIDLFRPFIEAFDKSKGSKK